tcttaaactTAAATCAAGGAAGAATTGCAGTATTGAATCAGTAGAATATAAACTATCCTTAAATGTATTTACTTTTCAAGGTCTTTGTAATAAGGAGAACATTTCAGAACATGTACTCGTACTTAATCGATCGTAcaatcatttttcgtcacaaaagtttTTAAGATAGAACCTTgaaaggtgcgatcgtcactagtTTTGTATCTCGATAGgagttgtttaatttttttaaaactgaaAACAAGGGAGAATAGCAGTATTGAATCAGTAGAGgaaaaaaaattcataaaattttaagttttgtAAGCACTTGGCGGTtatgtgcaaaaaaaaatacaaattcgAATATGAGGATTTTAATGAAAAGGTGGTTTAATAATTTGAAAGTAAGCCTGCACTGcatcaaaatatataagtaataTATTTAACCACAGTCAAATAATAAGTATAAtagattttattattaattgaCTTATTTTAAACCTTCCAAATATGCAATTCAATCAGCCAGAGCTTTGTTTTTTGTTAATATCGGATTGCTGTTCTCAGTTCCTTGCCTTTTCCTTTCCAAGAGCCCCATTAAGTAAACCATAATCCAATTTCAGAATGACGATGGACACGAACATTCCAATGGAGCGCAGCGCATCCGGAACGTGTTGACTCTGGAGGAGCGGGTGGCCGCCATCCGGCAGTATGACATAGTGCCGATGTACAGCAAGATTGCGCGGAACTTCAACTGCAGCTGGGAGCAGATCAAGAGCATTATGTCCAACCGGGAGGCGATCCTGGAGTTCCACGAGGCCACCAATCGCCTGAGTCAGCCGGCCAGTAAGGATGCCGAGCTGCGCCGGCGCAAACTGAACTTTCTGGGCCACTGCCTATACGAATATATCCAGAGGACCCAGTTCTATTTGCACAGCGATATCAACGAAGAGATGATCCGCAATCGGGCGATCGAGTTCCGGGACCTCATGCGACTCGACGGCTTTGTGCCGAACAAGCGGTGGATCAATCACTTCAAGGCGGCCTACAACATAACCCTGTCGAATCGCCAGATCACCATAACCCGCCGACCGCCGCGATCGATGGACTTGAGGGACATTATGTCCTACTGTGGGCGACACACCTCAATGGCCTGTAGTCTGGCGCCCAGATCGCCGGAATCCTCCTCGGCCACGACGAGCCTTGACGTCCAGAGGTTCGTCGACCGACCTTTGTACCGCACCAAGACCTTGGTCACCACTTCCACCCAGAACCAGGCCACTTCGGATGAAGTGCAGCTGCGACGCAAGCGGAAGACTGCGTTCCTGGAGAAGTGCATGTACGAATACATCCAGCGATCCCAGCTGCACAACAAGGGAAAACTCGACATCGACAACCTGCGATCGGTGGCCATTAGTCTGAGGGACATCCTGAAGATGGAGAGTTTCTTCCCCGACAAGGTGTGGTTCAAGCACTTCAAGAGTCGCTATAACTTTACCTTCTCGGTGGGTGTTCCGGTGACCAATCGCCGAGTTCCGCTCTCCTTGGACCTGCGCGAAATAGTGAGTTACTGCAGCCGGAATGAACACAAGATAACCCTGGCCCACAAGAAGACACAGGAGCAGCTGAGAGCTGGCTTTGTCCACTTTCCACGCGCGGAACCAAAGACCGAAGAGTCGGAGCCAGAAGATGATGACGATTGTGCGGCCATCGACGTGCCACCTGAACTCATAGAAATTAATGACGATGAGGATAATGAGGACGTTGATAGAAATGCCGACTCCCCGGAGAGGGCCACCAAACGAAAGTTGGAGGAGGATGAAGAGTCCGCGCCCTGTGGGCTGAAAATTCAAAAGATTCAATCGCTCAGTGAGACATTTTCTGGGGAGACGGTACTGCCACCGGCTAACAGTCCCGGTCATTATTCAGAGACCAGCAACGAGGCCCATCTGCCACGTTGCGTGGAGAGCTACAAGGATGCACTGCGTCTCCTCAAGCCCCTGGAGGAGTT
The sequence above is a segment of the Drosophila subpulchrella strain 33 F10 #4 breed RU33 unplaced genomic scaffold, RU_Dsub_v1.1 Primary Assembly Seq16, whole genome shotgun sequence genome. Coding sequences within it:
- the LOC119559033 gene encoding uncharacterized protein LOC119559033; translation: MYSDNDDGHEHSNGAQRIRNVLTLEERVAAIRQYDIVPMYSKIARNFNCSWEQIKSIMSNREAILEFHEATNRLSQPASKDAELRRRKLNFLGHCLYEYIQRTQFYLHSDINEEMIRNRAIEFRDLMRLDGFVPNKRWINHFKAAYNITLSNRQITITRRPPRSMDLRDIMSYCGRHTSMACSLAPRSPESSSATTSLDVQRFVDRPLYRTKTLVTTSTQNQATSDEVQLRRKRKTAFLEKCMYEYIQRSQLHNKGKLDIDNLRSVAISLRDILKMESFFPDKVWFKHFKSRYNFTFSVGVPVTNRRVPLSLDLREIVSYCSRNEHKITLAHKKTQEQLRAGFVHFPRAEPKTEESEPEDDDDCAAIDVPPELIEINDDEDNEDVDRNADSPERATKRKLEEDEESAPCGLKIQKIQSLSETFSGETVLPPANSPGHYSETSNEAHLPRCVESYKDALRLLKPLEEFALMEENYRAIGLLTQLEKIFEIGAKKNGEQNKSIE